Proteins encoded in a region of the Enoplosus armatus isolate fEnoArm2 chromosome 16, fEnoArm2.hap1, whole genome shotgun sequence genome:
- the slc30a8 gene encoding proton-coupled zinc antiporter SLC30A2, translating to MFKKKNPERLSLVSEVKKTYTTEGSAPCQEGAIGIKHCHDNSNAQEAREGEKKDARKRLYVVSVICLIFMIGEILGGYFAGSLAVMTDAAHLMVDFTSFIISLISLWLSSRPATHKLNYGWHRAEILGALLSVFTIWLVTGVLVYLAVERLINDDYTIEGTVMLITSGCAVLANIIMALTLHQSGHGHSHGGLSSHGHGHSHKKGHDQTSNHAHSNDDHIDLERKGDDHGGKAQQANASVRAAFVHVVGDLLQSISVLVSAIIIFFKPEHKIADPICTFLFSIFVLCTTFTIMRDILIVLMEGTPAGVRYNEVRDGLLQVKGVTAVHNLHIWALTMNQAVLSAHVAIDESVDAQTVLREMTQACFSSYNFHSVTIQMERQADLKPGCTLCEDPKM from the exons ATGTTCAAAAAGAAGAATCCAGAAAGGCTTTCCCTGGTGTCAGAAGTGAAGAAAACATACACCACGGAGGGAAG TGCGCCATGCCAGGAGGGTGCCATTGGCATCAAGcattgccatgacaacagcaatGCACAGGAGGCTCgcgaaggagagaagaaagatgcCAGGAAGAGGCTGTACGTGGTCTCTGTCATCTGCCTGATCTTCATGATCGGTGAAATCCTCG gTGGGTATTTCGCAGGCAGCCTTGCGGTGATGACAGACGCCGCCCACCTGATGGTGGACTTCACCAGCTTCATCATCAGTCTGATATCCCTCTGGCTCTCCTCCAGACCTGCAACACACAAGCTCAACTATGGCTGGCATCGTGCAG AGATCCTGGGTGCACTGCTGTCAGTTTTCACCATCTGGCTGGTAACAGGAGTATTGGTTTATCTGGCTGTGGAGCGCCTCATCAACGATGACTACACCATCGAGGGCACTGTCATGCTCATTACCTCTGGTTGTGCTGTGTTGGCTAATATTAT CATGGCCCTCACCCTTCACCAGTCGGGCCATGGCCACAGTCACGGGGGTCTCAGCTCACACGGGCATGGCCACAGTCACAAGAAAGGACACGATCAGACCTCAAACCACGCCCACTCGAATGATGACCACATAGACTTGGAGCGAAAAGGGGACGATCATG GAGGGAAGGCGCAGCAGGCCAATGCCAGTGTGCGAGCGGCCTTCGTCCACGTGGTGGGAGACCTTCTCCAGAGCATCAGCGTGCTCGTCAGCGCCATCATTATCTTCTTTAAG cCAGAACATAAGATAGCAGACCCCATCTGCACCTTCCTGTTCTCCATATTTGTCTTGTGCACCACCTTCACCATCATGAGGGATATTCTTATTGTCCTGATGGAAG GCACTCCAGCTGGGGTGAGATACAATGAGGTCAGGGATGGTCTGCTCCAAGTGAAGGGGGTGACGGCGGTCCACAACCTTCACATCTGGGCTCTCACCATGAACCAGGCTGTACTGTCTGCACACGTAGCTATAG atgaGTCAGTGGATGCTCAGACTGTCCTAAGAGAAATGACACAGGCTTGTTTCTCCTCCTACAACTTCCACTCTGTTACGATTCAAATGGAGAGACAGGCCGATCTGAAGCCTGGTTGTACCCTGTGTGAGGACCCCAAGATGTAG